The Aedes aegypti strain LVP_AGWG chromosome 1, AaegL5.0 Primary Assembly, whole genome shotgun sequence sequence GTGGGTGATTCAACAGAAGAATAGCGTGTGACGGCGGCGTGAAGAAATGCGTTGGACGGTACCGCTCtagaacatcatagaacacgtCTTCGTTGAATCCGCTTCGAGTCACTATTCGAGTCGTTCCGGTTGAAAGCGAGTTCAGCAACGCAAACAACCCCGTTCCCCAATACAGTGGACTGAAGTTGAACACCAGGTCGGAGTCGTTGCCCTTCACTGGCCGCCCGAGGACTACAGCGATGTGAGCTTGCGATACGGCTACACCCTTCGGTCGACCAGTGGTTCCAGAAGTGCAAAGAATGATTCCTATCATCTCGCGCATATCGCCTTGGTACTCGGGTCTGCAATGAATCTTCAATCAGTTCCTAAATTCAAACTCACGTAACCCTCGACTACTCACTCAAACTGTTCCTCTTTTCCGGTGCTCTCCAGCAACTCATCCACCTTCCTAATGCTCTCCATCTCGCTCTCAACGGCAAACACCACGGGTTTCATCTTCAGTGCCTTCCCGGCACCTTCGAGTGCCGTTTTGTACACCGCATCGTCACAGAACACCACCTTGGGTTGAACCAGTCCCATCAGATGGCCCAAGTCGTCGCCGTTGAACCCCACTGGCAGACTTATGAATGGTAAGCCCACCATCCACAACCCCAACACCAGTGGTGCCAGATTTTCACTGTTGGAGCAAATCAGCGCTGCCATGTCACCTTTGCGGAATCCGAGTGCGGTCAGATTCTGCGCTACCCGTATCGCCCGGAGGCGCATCTCCGCGGCGGTCATTTCCCGGCCCGTATCGGCATCGATTTGGAGGACCTTCTCAGGGTTGCGATCCAGGATGCTTAGAATCAAACGACCAAGGTTGGCCTCCGGATCGAGCACCGGTGCAGGATGACGTGAAATCCACGATTTGGTGGTTGAGTCAAACTGGTGGAACATTTCTGCCTCAATGGGACCGCGTGCAAGGAACGTTGGAAATAAACTGATGTGGAGGGTAACTGCATCAGTACACTGAACTGGAATCGCTTTATCATTGCATTTTACTGCACTTGAAATAGTTTCGTTTGTTCATCTTATCGTGTTGCTTCTGGTCTGTCCCCGATAATGTGAACTGCATCACACATGCACACAAAGAGATCAAGCTCTACAACGTAGATAATAAAACGATGTTGTATTTACGGAGCAAAGAACACTATTCGTTCAGGGTTTGAAAACCGAGGTAAATGAAAATATCTCTGCAACTATCTCGagcagaagaaatttggtaCAAAAAAAACTAAGTAAGGTactccataccagataatttgcAATACTTACCACCTGAATAAGGTATGAAGAAGCCCTGATAACTCATGCCTACAAGCACCAAACtaattatgaattttcaaatagaattagaatttttaaatgtatttctcGAAGacgtattcaaacagactcaagtcaaaaaagtatataaaCTACTTTATCGATTATATGTGTTTCGCAGATGAAATTCTACAcattccgctctaaaccaacttgatttttcacttatagaacgtttaatttacgaatttacaaaacgacgaaagtaaaattctccactttcgcaacctaaccgctactttcgccgctccgttgtatgggagacaaagtgacttaaccacgaatcaaaacaaaacactacttgagtcgattttaccctgatagaaaaacgtcgtaagtaactgattgaaacgaCTTATCATTTTCTCATACAATTTTTATGGGAAATGATAGGAAATGATCAGCTAGTGTTTTAAcacgagctgattgcatgcaaaattcaagcgatgtacacggtaaaaaattttaaaaatgggattaattttaaaacagttttagaagaaaggttgtgattcttcttaatagGGTCCCGTTTTTAGCCCTGTCCC is a genomic window containing:
- the LOC5568406 gene encoding probable 4-coumarate--CoA ligase 3; this encodes MFHQFDSTTKSWISRHPAPVLDPEANLGRLILSILDRNPEKVLQIDADTGREMTAAEMRLRAIRVAQNLTALGFRKGDMAALICSNSENLAPLVLGLWMVGLPFISLPVGFNGDDLGHLMGLVQPKVVFCDDAVYKTALEGAGKALKMKPVVFAVESEMESIRKVDELLESTGKEEQFEPEYQGDMREMIGIILCTSGTTGRPKGVAVSQAHIAVVLGRPVKGNDSDLVFNFSPLYWGTGLFALLNSLSTGTTRIVTRSGFNEDVFYDVLERYRPTHFFTPPSHAILLLNHPRVEQADFSCLKSWSLSGSIASPQLRKRIEEKLSNGKTVNNYASSEIGLIAMDAIRKREGSVGLLMLHLNAKVVDENDAAVGPREQGELLLKTSLPFLGYYNDEEANRELMTEDGWIRTGDIGYLDEEGFVYLVDRKKDVIKYRGYQMSSIDLEVIVEKIEGVQQVCVVGIPEMDGTSDLAAAVIVRRPGSELTEEQVVKQVEEKVSDHKRLRGGVFFWKELPLSSTGKVLRRRVKEMLMEANVVN